The Papaver somniferum cultivar HN1 unplaced genomic scaffold, ASM357369v1 unplaced-scaffold_107, whole genome shotgun sequence genome includes a region encoding these proteins:
- the LOC113327914 gene encoding probable leucine-rich repeat receptor-like protein kinase At1g35710, with product MTISTACLDGKCLKFYNLQTESLEVIRSSCSTDWIGRFTFETKMKGSLPDRVVGDDNKFYCPYMDYQLHAQVENIRSLKTFIPAGEILEFVNDDDFQRFCISNKNDLPAEWVITVRDSISFCLGRIDNAITKRYIEDLLERANMQGAKHVSTPFTSSTELHPQDGVPLQNPTEYRSLVGDLQYLSTTLAFSVNKVCQFMQHLTDKHLLLVKRILRYLQGTSSYGLTLRPSSNLKLSFQAYTDADWAGDQTDKRLTSGYCVYLGLNLISWSARKHKTVSKSSMEAEYCGLAIATAELMWIEFLLKELKVPVCTPPVLCLNLGDNKLFGTIPSQIGSLSKLTHLDLSLNNFSGHIPLEIGSLTSLRHLDLFDNQIEGSICQEIGNLHFLTHLWLAKNNLVGPIPTTSICNLTKLSILSVYSNQISGVIPRDIGRLSSLIALDFSDNNLIGSIPISIGNLTNLTFLAIYRNQISGVIPLDIGGLSSLTVLYLFENNLSGSIPLSIICNLTKLSILLIYSNQISGVIPHDIGSLSSLAVLNLFRNNLSGSIPTSICNLTKLSILSLYSNQISNVIPRDIGSLSSLTFLDLSENNLSGPVPKLITNLTSLDTLQLYDNQLSGIIPQDIGRLASLTLLDWSMNKLSGSVPASVGNLSSLTLLSLFQNELSGSLPIEINNLRHLEKLYLSTNEFSGNLPQNVCQTGVLEQFIASNNHFTGPIPRSLRNCTSLRVLGLRRNELVDNITEAFHVYPYLELFSMRTNMLYGELSNDWADCQNLTALFFSGNNITGSIPSSIGKLKTLKALYLDSNNLVGEIPKKLYALSLLIYLSLSNNQLSGKLSFPIGMLSRLQYLDLSRNKFIGSIPKELGECSNLISLNLSTNNFNESIPPEIGNLGSLQVLLDLSYNELSGEIPSALGKLSKLETLNLSHNKLFGSIPSSLDQMLSLTTVNISYNELSGCLPNIKASRLLQLMR from the exons ATGACTATAAGCACAGCTTGTTTAGATGGAAAATGTCTTAAATTCTACAATTTGCAAACAGAAAGTCTCGAGGTGATAAGATCCTCGTGCTCCACCGATTGGATAGGTCGTTTCACTTTTGAAACTAAGATGAAAGGGTCCCTTCCAGACCGTGTTGTTGGTGATGATAATAAATTTTATTGCCCGTATATGGATTATCAGCTGCATGCACAAGTTGAAAACATCCGTTCTCTGAAAACCTTTATTCCTGCGGGAGAAATTCTTGAATTTGTTAATGATGATGATTTTCAACGGTTTTGTATATCAAACAAGAATGATTTACCTGCAGAATGGGTGATCACAGTAAGGGATTCAATAAG TTTTTGCTTAGGAAGAATAGACAATGCAATTACAA AGCGTTATATAGAGGATCTATTGGAGCGTGCTAATATGCAAGGAGCAAAACATGTGAGTACTCCTTTTACTAGTTCTACTGAGCTACATCCACAGGATGGTGTTCCTTTACAAAATCCTACTGAATATCGGAGTCTCGTTGGTGATCTTCAATACTTGTCGACCACTCTTGCTTTCTCAGTCAATAAAGTATGTCAATTTATGCAACATCTTACTGACAAGCATCTTCTTCTTGTCAAGAGAATTCTCCGTTATTTACAAGGTACTTCCTCTTACGGTCTTACTCTTCGGCCTTCATCTAATTTAAAATTGAGTTTTCAAGCCTACACGGATGCTGATTGGGCTGGTGATCAAACTGATAAAAGGTTAACCAGTGGGTATTGTGTTTACTTGGGTTTGAATCTTATTTCTTGGAGTGCTAGAAAGCATAAAACTGTTTCTAAGTCAAGTATGGAGGCTGAATATTGTGGTCTTGCCATTGCTACTGCTGAGCTAATGTGGATTGAGTTTTTACTCAAAGAACTTAAAGTTCCAGTTTGCACTCCTCCTGTcttatg TCTTAACTTAGGAGACAACAAACTCTTCGGAACCATTCCGTCTCAAATCGGTAGTCTTTCGAAGCTCACACACCTTGATCTCTCCTTAAATAATTTTTCTGGACATATTCCATTAGAAATAGGTTCTCTCACAAGTTTACGACATTTAGACCTTTTTGATAATCAAATTGAAGGATCAATCTGTCAAGAAATTGGTAATTTGCATTTTCTTACTCATCTGTGGTTGGCCAAAAACAACCTCGTTGGTCCAATCCCTACCACTTCTATATGCAATCTAACAAAGTTGTCCATTTTATCCGTTTATTCAAACCAAATCTCGGGTGTCATTCCTCGAGATATTGGAAGGCTAAGTTCACTTATCGCTTTAGATTTTTCCGACAACAATCTCATTGGTTCAATCCCTATTTCTATAGGCAATCTGACTAACTTGACCTTTTTAGCAATTTATAGAAATCAAATCTCAGGTGTCATTCCTCTGGATATTGGGGGTCTAAGTTCTCTTACTGTCTTATATTTGTTCGAAAACAATCTCAGTGGTTCGATCCCTCTTTCTATTATATGCAATCTGACAAAGCTTtccattttattaatttattcaaatcagaTCTCAGGTGTCATTCCTCATGATATTGGAAGCCTGAGTTCACTTGCTGTCTTAAATTTGTTCAGAAACAATCTCAGTGGTTCAATCCCTACTTCTATATGCAATCTGACAAAGTTGTCCATTTTATCATTATATTCAAATCAAATCTCGAATGTCATTCCTCGAGATATTGGAAGCCTaagttcacttactttcttagATTTGTCCGAAAACAATCTCAGTGGTCCAGTCCCCAAACTCATAACCAATTTGACTAGCCTGGACACTCTTCAACTATATGATAACCAACTTTCTGGCATCATTCCTCAAGATATAGGAAGGCTAGCCTCTCTTACACTCTTAGATTGGTCCATGAACAAGCTCAGTGGTTCAGTGCCCGCTTCTGTAGGTAATCTTAGCAGTTTAACTCTATTAAGTCTTTTTCAAAATGAACTCAGTGGTTCACTACCAATAGAAATAAACAATCTACGACATTTGGAGAAATTATATTTGAGTACCAATGAGTTTTCAGGTAATTTACCTCAAAACGTATGTCAAACTGGAGTACTTGAACAATTTATTGCAAGTAATAACCATTTCACGGGTCCTATACCAAGAAGCCTTAGAAATTGCACCAGCCTTAGAGTTCTCGGGCTTAGACGTAATGAACTGGTAGACAATATAACAGAGGCGTTTCACGTGTATCCATATCTAGAGTTGTTTTCTATGAGAACCAATATGTTGTATGGTGAACTCTCTAACGACTGGGCAGATTGTCAAAATTTGACAGCCCTATTTTTTTCCGGAAACAATATCACTGGTAGCATACCATCTTCTATAggcaagttgaagactttaaaggCACTTTATCTTGATTCAAACAACTTAGTAGGGGAGATTCCCAAAAAGTTATATGCATTGTCTTTACTGATCTACTTAAGTTTAAGTAATAACCAACTCTCTGGTAAATTGTCTTTCCCAATTGGAATGTTATCCAGATTACAATATCTCGACTTATCAAGAAATAAATTCATCGGATCAATACCCAAAGAATTAGGGGAGTGTTCAAACTTGATATCTTTGAATTTGAGCACAAACAATTTTAATGAAAGCATCCCACCTGAGATAGGAAACTTAGGTTCGTTACAAGTTTTGTTGGATCTTAGTTATAATGAGTTGAGTGGAGAAATACCGTCAGCTCTCGGAAAACTAAGCAAACTGGAAACACTAAATTTATCCCATAACAAGCTTTTTGGCTCAATTCCATCTTCCCTTGATCAAATGCTTAGCTTGACCACTGTCAATATATCGTATAATGAATTGAGCGGTTGTCTTCCAAACATCAAAGCTTCGAGGTTGCTCCAATTGATGCGTTGA
- the LOC113328383 gene encoding pollen receptor-like kinase 3 codes for MAAVRILRPSSSTSFFVLFLFFFLLLPPVILSGSNTDALLKLKASFTDPKQSLDTWKDDGSSICNGTKTSWAGVVCIDGFVTGLHLGQMGLSGKVDVDAIRELPGFRTLILEKNEFSGTIPDFSKLVALRGLFLSGNKFSGEIPDGFFGKFLRLIWLSDNAFTGKIPTSLGTLPHLTELHLENNQFSGAIPPFTQSSLKSIDLSNNKLEGEIPSGLSKFDKKFFAGNAGLCGGQLGTECKAAIEPQSPADPQVVEPRPETPESKKLAAATIVLITMLLLLVIAAILVMKKRKEDFDVLGRENLDEPLDVQVAQGGSNRSRGMESSRKGMDSSRKGSTHNSNKNTGMGDLVMVNEEKGILRLPDLMKAAAEVLGNGSLGSAYKAVMSSGVAVVVKRMREMNKLGKDGFDMEMRNLGKLRHRNILTPLAYHYRKEEKLLICEYVPKGSLLYLLHGDRGPNHAELDWPARLKIVQGIARGMGFLHTELASCSIPHGNLKSSNILLASDYEPLLADYGYFQLVNTPQAASSMLAYKAPESLQYRQVSPKCDVYCLGIVILEILTGKFPSQYLNNGKGGTDVVQWALSAIAEKREAELFDPEISGAKNALGEMERLLHIGADCVEQNPEQRPDMKEAIRRIEEVQVERLAEGAAIQQAPTLKDGYADQTSTSHALDVFEGNNIDLSR; via the exons ATGGCCGCTGTTCGTATTCTTAGGCCATCATCATCAACTTCATTCTTTgtattgtttttattcttttttctacTCTTGCCGCCGGTTATATTATCTGGTTCAAATACCGACGCGCTTCTAAAACTCAAAGCATCATTTACAGATCCTAAACAATCTTTAGACACATGGAAAGACGATGGTTCGTCGATTTGTAATGGTACTAAAACTTCATGGGCAGGTGTTGTTTGTATTGATGGATTTGTTACAGGTTTACATTTAGGACAAATGGGGCTCTCTGGCAAGGTTGATGTCGATGCTATACGTGAATTACCTGGCTTTCGTACTCTCATTCTTGAGAAAAATGAATTTTCCGGAACTATACCGGATTTTAGCAAGCTTGTTGCTTTAAGGGGTTTGTTCTTATCAGGGAATAAGTTTTCCGGTGAGATTCCTGACGGTTTCTTTGGAAAGTTTTTAAGGTTGATTTGGTTATCTGATAATGCATTTACGGGAAAGATACCGACGTCGTTGGGGACGTTGCCACATCTGACGGAGCTGCATCTGGAGAACAATCAGTTTTCTGGAGCTATTCCTCCATTTACACAATCGTCATTGAAATCCATTGACTTGTCTAATAACAAGCTCGAGGGTGAAATCCCATCAGGTTTATCAAAATTTGACAAGAAATTTTTCGCTGGCAACGCCGGGCTTTGCGGTGGGCAATTGGGTACAGAATGCAAAGCTGCAATCGAACCACAATCTCCTGCTGACCCTCAGGTTGTAGAACCACGTCCAGAAACTCCAGAGTCCAAGAAATTGGCGGCAGCGACCATTGTTTTGATTACGATGCTTCTTTTGCTTGTAATTGCAGCTATTTTGGTAATGAAGAAAAGGAAGGAGGATTTTGATGTGCTTGGGAGGGAAAATCTTGACGAGCCATTAGACGTTCAAGTCGCACAAGGAGGTTCAAATAGAAGCAGGGGAATGGAATCGAGCCGAAAGGGGATGGACTCGAGTCGAAAGGGTTCTACTCACAATAGTAACAAGAACACGGGAATGGGAGATTTGGTGATGGTGAACGAGGAGAAGGGCATACTAAGACTACCTGATTTGATGAAAGCTGCCGCCGAAGTGTTGGGTAATGGCAGTTTAGGATCAGCTTACAAGGCAGTTATGTCCAGTGGTGTTGCAGTGGTGGTGAAGAGAATGAGAGAAATGAATAAACTCGGTAAGGATGGTTTTGATATGGAGATGAGGAACCTTGGAAAACTACGTCACCGGAATATTTTGACTCCGTTAGCTTATCATTACCGGAAAGAGGAGAAGCTATTGATTTGCGAATACGTACCCAAGGGAAGCTTGTTGTATCTCTTGCATG GTGACCGGGGACCTAACCATGCTGAGCTAGACTGGCCGGCGCGTCTAAAGATCGTTCAAGGAATTGCTCGAGGAATGGGTTTTCTGCATACTGAACTAGCTTCTTGCAGCATTCCTCATGGAAATCTCAAGTCCAGCAATATTCTTCTGGCTTCTGATTACGAACCACTACTTGCCGATTACGGTTACTTTCAACTAGTAAACACACCGCAAGCAGCTTCATCCATGTTAGCCTACAAAGCACCGGAATCGCTACAATACCGCCAAGTTTCTCCGAAATGTGACGTTTACTGTCTCGGAATCGTCATTCTGGAGATCCTGACAGGGAAATTTCCTTCTCAATATCTCAACAACGGCAAAGGCGGAACGGATGTTGTTCAATGGGCTTTATCAGCAATCGCTGAGAAAAGAGAAGCCGAGTTATTTGATCCAGAGATATCCGGTGCAAAAAATGCACTTGGTGAAATGGAGAGACTTTTACATATTGGTGCAGATTGTGTTGAACAGAACCCTGAACAACGACCAGATATGAAAGAAGCTATTAGAAGAATAGAAGAAGTACAGGTAGAGAGACTTGCTGAAGGTGCAGCAATTCAACAAGCACCAACATTAAAAGACGGTTACGCCGATCAAACTTCAACTTCCCATGCTTTAGATGTTTTCGAAGGCAATAACATAGATCTTTCACGGTGA